In the Colletotrichum lupini chromosome 1, complete sequence genome, one interval contains:
- a CDS encoding p-hydroxylaminobenzoate lyase: protein MEKTDTAEVLDVSQWPTAAKFVSRCCEFLNEVQDLTPGKDLETRLNQQFGPGNQYYEDFCSHIKQGLEEGWVAQTEIDGRKYRRGKIALPSAATRYFSITTVFMDSDTEFRGQYHAHPYGEINCVIKLDSTAELKGMQGWQGAGWTSPRPGTHHFPEVRKGALVALFFLPAGRISYNAEPGAPQPLSV from the exons ATGGAGAAGACAGATACAGCTGAGGTGCTGGATGTGTCGCAATGGCCGACGGCGGCGAAGTTTGTCTCTCGGTGTTGCGAGTTTTTGAATGAGGTGCAAGATTT AACACCCGGTAAAGACTTGGAGACGCGACTCAATCAGCAGTTCGGACCTGGCAATCAGTACTACGAAGACTTCTGTTCCCATATCAAACAGGGTCTCGAAGAAGGATGGGTAGCGCAGACCGAGATTGACGGACGCAAATACCGGCGGGGCAAGATCGCACTTCCTTCGGCGGCGACAAGATACTTCAGCATCACGACTGTATTCATGGATAGCGATACTGAGTTTAGAGGACAATATCACGCTCATCCTTACGGCGAGATAAACTGCGTCATCAAGCTGGATTCTACGGCAGAACTCAAAGGAATGCAAGGCTGGCAGGGTGCTGGCTGGACATCCCCCAGACCTGGAACACATCACTTCCCTGAGGTCCGAAAAGGAGCTTTGGTAGCACTTTTTTTTCTGCCTGCCGgtcgaatctcttataatgcTGAGCCGGGCGCCCCACAGCCTCTATCGGTGTAG